DNA sequence from the Micromonas commoda chromosome 7, complete sequence genome:
TCTCTAAGTGTTATCAGCTCATCAGATGGCGCCAACCTGCTTGAGCAAGGCTGTGTGTTTGGGGAACGGGTCCGGGCGATCGCCCGCGGTGATCGCCTCCTGCGAGATGCCGTAGAAGAAACCGTTCCTCCACTCAAACTCCTTCACCGCTGTCGGAAAATGCGCCACCGCCCTAGCGTACGCGCACAGTCTCTCGACGCTCCCCGGCTCAAACTTGAcgcccttctccgccgcgctgccctcgaggagctcctcgatgagctcgacAACCTCGGCCCTGTGCGTGCTCTCTACATCACCGACGGTGGCCCCggggtgcgccgcgccgacggccatGAACGCGCAGATCCAGATGAGCTTCTCGAACATGGAAGCcttgaacgcgtcgtcgtccagcacGTGGCACCGCATCCCCCCGGCGGCTAGCCTGGCCTGAAGCGCGGCCGCGTGTTTACCGTTAGCGGCCGTGAGACCCTCGGGGTTAACGTCGGTGATGCCGTCCGTTGGCTTTTCGCCGaacttggcgacggcgaagtaGATTAGAGCCTGGGTGTTGTCCCCGAGACCGCGGGCATCTAGCCACGGCTGCAGCATTCCATTTTGAAGGAAAACCAGATCGGCCCTTCGCTCGGGAGGGGTCTGGTCGATGACGCCCTGCAGTGCGTCGTTACGGGTGCACACGTATATTGGACCGGTTGACGG
Encoded proteins:
- a CDS encoding predicted protein, whose product is MASVAPSIIVGGGRVGQALADMGVPGDVIMKRGDAFPAEPSTGPIYVCTRNDALQGVIDQTPPERRADLVFLQNGMLQPWLDARGLGDNTQALIYFAVAKFGEKPTDGITDVNPEGLTAANGKHAAALQARLAAGGMRCHVLDDDAFKASMFEKLIWICAFMAVGAAHPGATVGDVESTHRAEVVELIEELLEGSAAEKGVKFEPGSVERLCAYARAVAHFPTAVKEFEWRNGFFYGISQEAITAGDRPDPFPKHTALLKQVGAI